A genome region from Rubidibacter lacunae KORDI 51-2 includes the following:
- the argS gene encoding arginine--tRNA ligase, which produces MTSLLAQLRDRVALALAAAFGDEFADTDPLVAPTNNPQFGDYQANVAMSLAKPLKQKPRDIAQQIVDRLEVDDLCTPPAIAGPGFINLTLRPEFLSEQLQACQGDPRLGIEPVKRLQRIVVDFSSPNIAKEMHVGHLRSTIIGDCLARVLEWRGHDVLRLNHVGDWGTQFGMLIAYLREAYPEALRTANALALGDLVTLYRQAKKRFDEDDTFRETARTEVVTLQSGAEDSLRAWQLLCEQSRIAFQLVYDLLDVSLNERGESFYNPMLPDVVRDLDRLGLLKTDRGAQVVFLEGFTNKEGDPLPLIVKKSDGGYNYATTDLAALCFRIQRDGADRIIYVTDAGQANHFAQVFQVARRAGWLPATVGVVHVPFGLVCGPDGKKLKTRSGDTVRLQDLLDEAIARARQDLDRRLQAEERDESEGFRNAVARAVGIGAVKYADLSQNRTSDYIFSYDKMLALQGNTAPYLLYAYVRVQGISRKGGIDFTQLADSAAIALTEATELILAKHLLQLDTAIAAVEEELLPNRLCQYLFELSQKFNQFYDRCPILQAAEPARTSRLALADLTARTLKLGLSLLGISVLERM; this is translated from the coding sequence ATGACTTCTTTGCTCGCTCAGTTGCGCGATCGCGTCGCCCTGGCTCTCGCGGCAGCTTTCGGTGACGAATTTGCCGACACCGACCCGCTCGTTGCGCCGACGAACAATCCTCAATTCGGCGATTATCAGGCAAATGTAGCCATGTCGCTGGCCAAGCCTCTCAAACAGAAGCCGCGCGACATCGCCCAGCAAATTGTCGATCGCCTTGAGGTCGACGATCTCTGTACGCCACCCGCGATCGCCGGACCGGGGTTCATCAACCTGACCCTGCGGCCTGAGTTTCTATCCGAGCAACTGCAGGCATGTCAGGGCGATCCGCGCCTCGGGATCGAGCCGGTCAAACGACTACAACGGATCGTTGTCGACTTTTCTAGTCCCAACATTGCAAAGGAAATGCACGTCGGTCACCTGCGGTCGACCATCATCGGCGACTGCCTTGCCCGCGTGCTGGAGTGGCGCGGTCACGACGTACTGCGGCTCAATCACGTCGGCGACTGGGGCACGCAGTTTGGTATGTTGATCGCCTATCTGCGCGAAGCCTATCCCGAGGCGTTGCGGACGGCGAATGCGCTGGCGCTGGGCGATCTAGTAACGCTTTACCGGCAAGCAAAAAAGCGCTTCGACGAGGACGACACCTTCCGCGAGACGGCGCGCACCGAAGTCGTCACCCTGCAATCTGGTGCGGAAGATAGCTTGCGCGCTTGGCAGCTGCTGTGCGAGCAATCGCGCATTGCGTTTCAGCTCGTTTACGACTTACTGGATGTGAGCTTGAACGAGCGCGGAGAATCGTTCTACAACCCCATGCTGCCGGATGTGGTGCGGGATCTCGATCGGTTGGGGTTGTTGAAAACAGACCGCGGCGCTCAGGTTGTTTTCCTCGAGGGCTTTACGAACAAAGAGGGCGATCCCCTGCCGCTGATCGTGAAGAAGTCTGATGGTGGCTACAATTACGCCACAACCGACCTAGCAGCACTGTGCTTCCGCATCCAGCGGGACGGGGCAGATCGCATCATCTACGTGACTGATGCCGGTCAAGCCAACCACTTCGCACAGGTATTCCAGGTGGCGCGTCGAGCCGGATGGCTGCCGGCAACGGTGGGCGTCGTCCACGTCCCGTTCGGGTTGGTATGCGGTCCGGACGGTAAGAAGCTGAAAACTCGTTCCGGAGATACCGTGCGCTTGCAGGATTTGCTCGACGAGGCGATCGCTCGCGCGCGTCAGGATCTCGACCGGCGTTTGCAGGCAGAGGAGCGCGACGAAAGCGAGGGGTTCCGCAACGCGGTCGCGCGCGCGGTCGGGATCGGCGCCGTCAAGTACGCCGATCTCAGCCAAAATCGCACCAGCGATTACATCTTCAGCTACGACAAAATGCTGGCGCTTCAGGGCAACACGGCACCGTACTTGCTCTATGCCTATGTGCGCGTCCAAGGTATCAGTCGCAAAGGTGGCATCGACTTTACCCAACTCGCAGACAGCGCCGCGATCGCCTTGACGGAAGCAACGGAGCTTATCTTAGCCAAGCACTTGCTGCAGCTCGATACCGCAATCGCGGCTGTGGAGGAAGAGCTGCTGCCAAATCGCCTGTGCCAGTATCTCTTCGAGCTGAGTCAGAAGTTCAACCAATTCTACGACCGCTGCCCAATTCTGCAAGCTGCCGAACCGGCACGTACGTCTCGCCTTGCCCTTGCCGATCTCACTGCACGTACGCTGAAGCTCGGGTTATCCCTGTTGGGGATTTCGGTCTTGGAGCGGATGTAG
- a CDS encoding glycosyltransferase family 4 protein: MKILAISSPLPYPPHHGGGISARAFNLIRYLSERHEITLVTRRSPDVTDDRLQALREWVCDLIVFPQTTTAIPSRSVIERAKRLGSYLKSGTPPQVRWHYSPQMQAWIDNAVGSETFDVLTCEHTADEVYVRLDWQQRLRTILNVRGSLYGTCRQYLEAIAQERKTLRDRLDLPLLRRYEQRYCEKFSAVVATTPEDRQQLKALNQNARIAVVPDGIDLHRFPAPELERERARLVFHGAFERITVIEAARSLCTSIFPEIRRRYPHAVLELIGDRVGDFVGDWARQPGIILTATSDARSALQRATVSVQPLPFGFGIEQSVLEAMAAGIPVVGSDRALEGLPVDGPGVPLAAMRAERHEEFVYAIGRLLQDVNLQARLTANARLLITKEFTWQQIGARYEQVVAATARSLYH, translated from the coding sequence ATGAAAATTTTAGCGATTTCGTCTCCATTGCCTTACCCGCCCCATCATGGCGGTGGAATAAGCGCGCGTGCGTTCAATCTAATTCGCTATTTAAGCGAACGTCACGAGATAACACTCGTGACGCGTCGCTCGCCGGATGTCACTGACGATCGCTTGCAAGCTCTACGCGAGTGGGTCTGCGACTTAATTGTCTTCCCACAAACGACCACTGCCATTCCCAGCAGGAGTGTTATCGAACGCGCCAAACGCTTGGGGAGCTATCTCAAAAGCGGCACGCCACCCCAAGTACGATGGCACTACTCACCTCAAATGCAAGCATGGATCGACAACGCCGTGGGGTCAGAGACCTTTGACGTGCTGACATGCGAACATACTGCCGACGAGGTTTATGTGCGTCTGGACTGGCAGCAGCGTTTGCGGACGATACTCAACGTCCGCGGGTCTTTGTATGGGACGTGTCGGCAATATCTCGAGGCGATCGCGCAGGAGCGTAAAACCCTTCGCGATCGCCTCGATCTTCCGCTGCTGCGACGCTACGAGCAGCGATATTGCGAGAAGTTCTCTGCCGTTGTTGCGACAACACCAGAAGATCGCCAGCAGCTCAAGGCACTCAATCAGAACGCAAGGATTGCCGTTGTTCCTGACGGTATCGACCTACATCGATTTCCTGCGCCCGAGCTCGAACGCGAGCGAGCCCGTCTGGTCTTTCATGGTGCCTTCGAACGCATTACAGTTATCGAGGCCGCTCGCAGTTTGTGTACGAGTATATTCCCCGAGATTCGTCGCCGCTATCCCCATGCAGTCCTGGAGTTGATCGGCGATCGCGTCGGCGATTTCGTCGGCGACTGGGCACGCCAACCGGGTATTATCCTCACAGCTACCTCGGACGCACGCAGCGCCCTCCAACGCGCAACAGTTAGCGTACAGCCGCTGCCGTTTGGGTTTGGAATCGAGCAGTCAGTGCTAGAAGCAATGGCGGCCGGTATCCCGGTTGTTGGCAGCGATCGTGCCCTAGAAGGACTGCCGGTAGACGGTCCGGGCGTGCCCCTAGCAGCGATGCGTGCCGAACGTCACGAAGAGTTCGTTTACGCCATCGGTCGCTTATTGCAAGATGTTAATCTGCAGGCCAGATTAACCGCAAATGCCCGCTTGTTAATTACCAAAGAGTTCACCTGGCAGCAAATTGGCGCGCGCTACGAACAGGTGGTTGCCGCAACGGCACGTTCGCTTTACCACTAG
- the wecB gene encoding non-hydrolyzing UDP-N-acetylglucosamine 2-epimerase, which produces MIPAPICIVLGTRPEAIKLAPAIARCRRSSVLDTQVVLTGQHKEMVAQVMDLFELQADCDLEIMRDRQTLTGITCRSLQGLERLWQTSKPPRLVVVQGDTTTAFAAALAAFYQNIPVGHVEAGLRSNDLLNPYPEEANRRLIAQIAQLHFAPTPAAVENLQRAAVTGAVHLTGNTVIDALLATAMRQPSCHIDGLDWEHYRVLLATVHRRENWGEPLQAILSGFQTILNKFPDTALLLPMHRNPIVREPIRATLERHPRAFLTEPLDYAQLVGAIQRCSLLITDSGGLQEEAPSLGKPVLVLRETTERPEAIAAGTARLVGTDTASVVAAASELLANAETYRAMATAVNPFGDGRAAERIVALIERYLGVSAATIPEYSLAEKLT; this is translated from the coding sequence ATGATTCCCGCTCCCATCTGTATCGTCCTCGGTACGCGCCCGGAAGCAATCAAACTCGCACCTGCGATCGCGCGTTGCCGCCGCAGCTCCGTACTAGATACCCAAGTGGTTTTGACCGGCCAGCATAAGGAAATGGTCGCGCAGGTGATGGATTTATTTGAGTTGCAAGCTGATTGCGACTTAGAAATCATGCGCGATCGTCAGACGCTCACGGGAATCACCTGCCGCAGCCTGCAGGGGCTGGAGCGCTTGTGGCAAACATCTAAACCGCCGCGCTTGGTGGTGGTACAAGGTGACACGACGACGGCATTTGCTGCAGCACTTGCGGCGTTTTACCAGAACATTCCGGTCGGACACGTGGAAGCTGGTTTGCGCTCGAATGACTTGCTCAACCCCTATCCTGAGGAAGCCAACCGCCGGTTGATCGCGCAGATCGCACAGCTACACTTTGCACCCACTCCAGCTGCAGTGGAAAACTTGCAGCGGGCGGCCGTGACGGGGGCGGTTCACCTCACGGGCAATACGGTAATCGATGCCTTGTTAGCAACCGCAATGCGGCAGCCAAGTTGCCACATTGATGGGCTGGACTGGGAGCACTATCGCGTCTTGCTGGCAACCGTTCACCGCCGAGAAAATTGGGGCGAACCGCTGCAAGCGATTCTGTCCGGCTTCCAAACGATTCTCAACAAGTTTCCCGATACGGCGTTGTTGCTGCCGATGCATCGCAACCCCATTGTGCGGGAGCCGATCCGCGCGACACTGGAGCGCCATCCACGCGCGTTCCTTACCGAGCCGTTAGATTACGCACAGCTCGTCGGCGCAATTCAGCGCTGTTCGCTGCTGATCACGGATTCGGGTGGGTTGCAAGAAGAAGCACCGAGTTTGGGTAAACCCGTGCTGGTACTCCGCGAGACAACCGAGCGCCCTGAGGCAATTGCAGCCGGTACGGCACGGCTCGTGGGCACCGATACGGCAAGCGTGGTTGCAGCAGCGAGCGAACTACTGGCCAATGCCGAGACCTATCGGGCAATGGCGACAGCGGTCAACCCATTTGGCGATGGTCGGGCGGCGGAACGCATCGTCGCCCTAATCGAGCGCTATCTTGGCGTCAGCGCTGCAACCATTCCGGAGTATTCACTGGCGGAGAAACTCACTTGA
- a CDS encoding type IV pilus twitching motility protein PilT — protein MADQQQRRPSTPPLPPRVASRIPPVPATQIPPTPRSTTDRNTPLPPVPGSSGVKSELTQQIAPLDPRSAQTRVANLPVSPGAPRPTVPPQLSTPSSVAPPPLAAATPATSGSKGASFYPLPLGQPRLADIIYMAYENGFSDIHISVTEAPRLRNRGEMDYSDYPETDRATFMSWIHEILSEADVERFQKTLEYDGAADYDFARVRINIFMTMRGPAMVLRLIPLKILTIDQLRLPQVFRDICHAHKGLILITGPTGSGKSTSMAAMVDYINSEMPKHIITIEDPIEFVHRSRKALIRQREVGLHTHEFDRALKSALREDPDVILIGEMRDRETVNTALKAAQTGHVVMGTLHTNSAIKTIERILGLYSAEEQPAMRVALAESIIAVIAQGLCRTTDGKRAAFHDILVNTDTIKDYIRDGKYDEILPLIKDGEYDGMITMNQSLFNLYQEGRITEEAALEWSPTPNEMAQMLRGRV, from the coding sequence ATGGCCGACCAGCAGCAGCGCCGTCCGTCTACGCCTCCCCTCCCTCCGCGCGTCGCGTCGCGCATTCCGCCGGTTCCAGCGACGCAAATTCCCCCAACACCCAGGTCGACAACTGACAGGAATACCCCACTGCCGCCAGTGCCGGGTTCGAGCGGCGTCAAAAGCGAACTGACTCAGCAAATCGCACCGCTCGACCCAAGGTCTGCGCAAACCCGGGTCGCAAACCTGCCGGTTTCTCCCGGTGCACCGCGACCGACAGTTCCACCCCAGCTATCCACACCATCGAGCGTCGCACCGCCCCCACTCGCGGCGGCTACTCCCGCCACAAGTGGTTCCAAGGGCGCGTCGTTCTACCCGTTGCCACTCGGTCAACCGCGTTTGGCAGACATCATATATATGGCCTACGAGAACGGGTTCTCCGATATCCACATCAGCGTGACGGAAGCGCCTCGCTTGCGCAACCGCGGAGAGATGGACTACAGCGACTACCCCGAGACCGATCGAGCTACTTTTATGAGCTGGATACACGAGATCCTCAGTGAGGCGGATGTTGAGCGTTTCCAGAAGACCCTCGAGTACGACGGTGCAGCCGACTATGACTTTGCACGCGTGCGGATCAATATCTTTATGACCATGCGGGGTCCGGCTATGGTACTGCGGTTGATCCCGCTCAAAATTCTGACTATCGACCAACTGCGCTTGCCGCAAGTTTTTCGGGATATTTGCCACGCTCACAAGGGATTGATCTTGATTACCGGTCCCACGGGATCTGGAAAATCGACCTCGATGGCTGCGATGGTGGACTACATCAACAGCGAGATGCCCAAACACATCATTACCATCGAAGACCCGATCGAATTCGTGCATCGCAGCCGCAAGGCTTTGATCCGACAGCGGGAAGTTGGCTTGCACACCCACGAGTTCGATCGCGCGCTTAAATCAGCACTGCGTGAAGACCCGGACGTGATTCTCATCGGCGAGATGCGCGATCGCGAAACGGTGAACACGGCGCTGAAAGCCGCTCAGACCGGTCACGTGGTGATGGGTACGCTACACACCAACAGCGCGATCAAGACCATCGAACGTATCCTCGGTCTATATAGTGCCGAGGAACAACCAGCCATGCGTGTCGCGCTTGCCGAGTCGATTATTGCGGTTATCGCTCAGGGTCTGTGCCGCACCACCGATGGCAAACGAGCCGCGTTCCACGACATCCTTGTCAACACGGACACGATCAAGGACTACATCCGCGACGGTAAATACGATGAGATCTTGCCGCTTATTAAGGACGGCGAGTACGACGGCATGATCACGATGAATCAGTCGTTGTTCAATCTTTACCAAGAAGGGCGCATTACAGAGGAGGCGGCGCTCGAATGGTCGCCGACCCCGAACGAGATGGCGCAGATGTTGCGCGGTCGCGTCTGA
- a CDS encoding circadian clock KaiB family protein, producing the protein MVADPERDGADVARSRLMASALHPVSVPAARTSKDIALFTPAGDLVYCCDIEASARWHADLCVQLQELLGLPEPPHFLVPSHTATIVRWLDPETQQVVSAAELYPPGWQHRSLLSAAFGLANNDWRVLPWQEECCDPLLLQAHRGRFPQLWDCHEAIVQCTLSEALLPTAAVSVSENQLTGAIASPTGYVLRLFVSGRSPLAESILATLHQLLDRRLQQPYTLKVVDISKHPEQAELNQVSATPTLVRVWPKPLRRIVGGWDNLQRLLDLVSAT; encoded by the coding sequence ATGGTCGCCGACCCCGAACGAGATGGCGCAGATGTTGCGCGGTCGCGTCTGATGGCAAGCGCATTGCATCCAGTGAGCGTTCCGGCAGCACGCACATCTAAGGACATTGCGCTGTTCACGCCAGCAGGTGACCTGGTGTACTGCTGCGATATTGAAGCGAGCGCGCGCTGGCATGCCGATCTGTGCGTTCAGTTGCAGGAACTGCTAGGCCTGCCAGAGCCGCCGCACTTTCTCGTTCCCAGCCACACGGCGACAATCGTGCGCTGGCTCGATCCGGAAACTCAGCAAGTGGTTAGTGCGGCCGAGCTGTATCCTCCAGGCTGGCAGCATCGTTCGTTGTTGTCAGCGGCGTTCGGCTTGGCTAATAATGACTGGCGCGTGCTGCCTTGGCAGGAGGAGTGTTGCGACCCACTATTGTTGCAGGCACACCGAGGTCGCTTTCCGCAGTTGTGGGATTGCCACGAAGCGATCGTGCAATGCACGCTCTCGGAAGCCTTGTTACCGACGGCAGCGGTATCTGTGTCCGAGAACCAACTAACAGGTGCGATCGCGTCGCCTACGGGGTATGTCCTGCGTCTGTTTGTCTCCGGGCGCAGCCCACTGGCCGAATCGATTTTGGCAACCTTGCACCAGTTGCTCGACCGCCGCTTGCAGCAGCCTTACACGCTGAAGGTCGTCGATATCAGCAAGCATCCCGAGCAAGCCGAACTGAATCAGGTATCGGCGACGCCCACGCTCGTGCGGGTTTGGCCGAAGCCACTTCGGCGGATTGTCGGCGGTTGGGATAATCTACAACGCTTGCTCGACCTCGTCAGCGCAACGTAG
- a CDS encoding SDR family oxidoreductase, with amino-acid sequence MHLVTGATGQVGRRIVRLIRDREEPVRAFVRLSARYGELDQRGAEIFVGELEDTRDIQRACRGVRVILSTHGSTGNPQRLDYRANIELIDAAKDNGVEHFVFISVLGADRGYEDAPIFKAKREVEKYLAASGLNYTILRPSGLASELIASAERCRDSGIYVLVGDPGNRTSIVSTDDLADIAVASMTAEGAKNRTFSVGGPDVLKREDIPSVYGRILDREPVVINVPLPVVDFVRAGVGFFDTDLQCNLGTFRTLLANEFYCTPEEIELLESTFGLKLESLEGFLRRYLGF; translated from the coding sequence ATGCATCTGGTAACCGGAGCAACGGGGCAAGTCGGGCGGCGAATCGTGCGGTTGATACGCGATCGCGAGGAACCCGTGCGAGCATTCGTGCGGTTGAGCGCGCGGTATGGCGAACTCGACCAACGCGGCGCGGAGATTTTTGTCGGGGAACTCGAGGACACCCGCGATATTCAACGGGCATGCCGAGGCGTGCGCGTTATCCTCAGCACTCACGGCTCTACAGGCAATCCCCAGCGCCTCGATTACCGCGCCAACATTGAATTAATCGATGCAGCAAAAGATAATGGTGTCGAACATTTCGTGTTTATTTCCGTGCTCGGGGCCGACCGCGGTTATGAAGACGCGCCTATTTTCAAGGCCAAGCGCGAGGTCGAAAAATACCTGGCTGCGAGCGGGCTTAACTATACAATCTTGCGGCCCTCGGGTTTAGCGTCCGAACTGATTGCATCGGCAGAACGATGCCGCGATTCGGGCATTTACGTCCTCGTGGGTGACCCAGGAAACCGTACCTCGATTGTCAGTACTGACGACCTGGCTGATATTGCCGTTGCATCCATGACCGCTGAGGGAGCGAAGAACCGCACGTTTTCAGTCGGAGGTCCGGACGTACTCAAACGCGAAGATATCCCGAGCGTTTACGGACGTATTCTCGATCGCGAACCGGTCGTTATTAACGTACCGCTTCCGGTCGTCGATTTCGTGCGAGCGGGGGTCGGCTTTTTCGACACCGACCTACAGTGCAACCTCGGTACGTTTAGAACGCTCCTCGCTAACGAGTTTTACTGCACTCCTGAGGAAATCGAACTCTTGGAATCGACCTTTGGACTCAAACTCGAATCCCTTGAGGGTTTCCTGCGCCGTTACTTGGGTTTCTAA
- the ahr gene encoding NADPH-dependent aldehyde reductase Ahr, translated as MTTVRAYAATEENGLLEPFEYELGSIGPYDVDIAVESCGICHSDLSMLENAWGMTQYPFVPGHEAIGTVAALGDLVTNLQIGDRVGLGWHAGYCMTCVQCLSGHHNMCGTAESTIVGRHGAFADIVRAQAVSTFKLPSHLDAPTAGPLFCGGITVFNPLVQFDLAPTSSVGVIGIGGLGHLALQFLRAWGCRVTAFTSSGSKQQEALELGAHDTLNSRDPAAIEAAAGSFDLLLSTVNVKLDWNAYLNTLKPRGRLHVLGVVPQPLDLNVTPMLFAQLSVSSSPVGSPATILKMLEFAARHEIKPKTEHFPMSKVNEALDHLRAGKARYRIVLDRE; from the coding sequence ATGACAACTGTTCGTGCTTACGCAGCTACAGAAGAAAACGGCTTGCTCGAACCGTTCGAGTACGAGTTGGGGTCGATCGGTCCTTACGATGTCGACATTGCCGTGGAAAGTTGCGGCATTTGCCACAGCGATCTGAGCATGCTGGAAAACGCGTGGGGGATGACCCAGTATCCGTTCGTGCCCGGCCACGAAGCGATTGGGACGGTTGCAGCCCTCGGCGATCTCGTCACGAACCTTCAGATCGGAGATAGGGTGGGGTTGGGCTGGCACGCGGGGTACTGCATGACCTGCGTCCAGTGCCTGAGCGGTCATCACAACATGTGCGGAACTGCTGAGAGTACGATTGTCGGTCGACACGGTGCCTTTGCTGACATCGTCCGCGCACAGGCAGTCAGCACGTTCAAACTTCCCAGTCACCTCGACGCGCCCACAGCTGGTCCCTTGTTTTGCGGTGGGATTACGGTATTTAACCCGTTAGTACAGTTCGACCTCGCCCCGACGTCGAGCGTTGGCGTTATCGGCATCGGTGGCTTGGGTCACTTGGCTCTGCAATTCTTGCGGGCGTGGGGCTGTCGGGTAACGGCTTTTACCTCAAGCGGTTCGAAGCAGCAAGAAGCGCTGGAGCTAGGAGCACACGATACGCTTAACTCCCGCGATCCGGCAGCGATAGAAGCGGCAGCGGGGAGCTTCGACCTCTTACTGTCGACGGTGAACGTGAAGTTGGATTGGAATGCCTATCTCAACACGCTTAAGCCGCGCGGTCGCCTGCACGTTCTCGGGGTCGTTCCTCAGCCACTCGACCTTAATGTGACACCGATGTTGTTTGCCCAGCTGTCTGTTTCCTCTTCCCCCGTCGGCAGCCCGGCGACGATTTTGAAAATGCTGGAGTTTGCTGCCCGCCACGAGATTAAACCGAAAACCGAGCATTTCCCAATGAGCAAAGTTAACGAAGCACTCGACCACCTGCGTGCCGGTAAAGCTCGCTATCGCATCGTGCTCGATCGCGAATGA
- a CDS encoding winged helix-turn-helix transcriptional regulator: protein MTCPNLSLIEQGRRILSGKWKGSILWHLKDGPVRFNVLARKLGCASKKVVAHPLKKMEDIGLVQRNVGGTKARCRDLRDNRLRSNCVWIIEQ, encoded by the coding sequence TTGACCTGTCCCAATCTAAGTCTGATAGAGCAGGGAAGGCGTATTCTGTCCGGCAAGTGGAAGGGATCGATTTTATGGCACCTCAAAGACGGTCCGGTTCGATTCAACGTTCTGGCACGAAAGCTGGGGTGCGCGAGCAAGAAAGTAGTAGCTCATCCCCTCAAAAAAATGGAGGATATTGGGTTAGTCCAACGCAATGTAGGTGGCACGAAAGCCCGTTGCCGCGACTTACGAGATAACCGGCTTCGGTCGAACTGCGTTTGGATTATCGAACAGTAA
- a CDS encoding lysylphosphatidylglycerol synthase transmembrane domain-containing protein, translating into MKRLISLAISLIILCIIYFKIDTRELLEVFRTCNPTWMAISLAMVVPLTTFTAWRLQQLVPHGVRLGFGESNRLILAASVLNMVLPSKMGDLAKAYFMKQRGHLDGSLAFSLVVFEKTCDLLSLLLWCAFGLTVYPDKNWLFWLLAASVAGGLIVGLLLLGSRSLAQIFFRALKRFAPKSMREKLDSLQIAWNEMHAYFWQDKRQLTKIAATSVFIWFLHLMQIWMFTLALNAAVPFLANLALAPLAILAGLLPLTFAGVGTRDAAIIAFYHPYLTAPVAAALGLLCTSRYLMPAIAGLPFLNQYLALVATRRK; encoded by the coding sequence GTGAAGCGACTGATTTCCCTGGCCATTAGCCTCATCATTCTCTGCATCATTTACTTCAAGATCGATACCCGCGAACTGCTAGAGGTGTTCCGAACCTGCAATCCTACTTGGATGGCGATTAGTTTGGCAATGGTCGTGCCGCTGACGACGTTCACGGCATGGCGATTGCAGCAACTAGTTCCGCACGGCGTTCGCCTTGGTTTTGGCGAGTCCAACCGATTGATCCTGGCAGCAAGCGTCCTCAACATGGTGCTGCCTTCGAAGATGGGAGACTTGGCAAAAGCATACTTTATGAAGCAGCGCGGGCATTTAGATGGGTCGCTAGCATTTTCCCTCGTCGTTTTTGAAAAAACCTGCGATCTGCTGTCATTGTTGCTGTGGTGTGCGTTTGGGCTTACCGTTTATCCTGACAAGAACTGGCTGTTTTGGTTGCTCGCAGCGAGTGTTGCCGGTGGCTTGATTGTAGGACTTTTGCTCCTCGGGTCGCGATCGCTCGCCCAGATCTTCTTTCGTGCGCTCAAGCGCTTCGCGCCAAAGTCCATGCGTGAAAAACTCGACAGCTTGCAGATAGCCTGGAACGAAATGCATGCCTACTTTTGGCAAGACAAACGGCAGCTTACTAAGATTGCAGCCACCTCGGTCTTCATTTGGTTCCTCCATCTGATGCAGATCTGGATGTTTACGCTCGCGCTGAATGCCGCCGTTCCATTCTTAGCCAACTTAGCGCTCGCACCGCTGGCAATTCTTGCCGGTTTGTTGCCCCTCACGTTCGCTGGTGTTGGTACGCGCGATGCAGCGATTATTGCCTTTTACCATCCTTATCTCACAGCTCCGGTCGCCGCCGCGTTGGGGTTGCTGTGTACCTCGCGATATCTCATGCCCGCGATCGCCGGCCTGCCGTTTCTCAACCAATACTTGGCGTTGGTTGCTACTCGCAGAAAATAA